One region of Limnospira fusiformis SAG 85.79 genomic DNA includes:
- a CDS encoding alpha/beta fold hydrolase, with the protein MKSPIISQSIQIKNKNIHYLEAGQPDAPSVLLLHGASFRAKTWEEIGTIKQLTNQNYRVVAVDLPGYGTSETISDEPVQFLVKLTDNLQLHNTVIVSPSMSGRYSLPFLIQHHESVRGFVAVAPVGILKMAEKLEGIQIPTLAIWGSNDQIVPPSQADILIQTMPNCQKAILKNAGHACYLKAPNKFHENLIQFLKSLK; encoded by the coding sequence ATGAAATCCCCTATTATATCTCAATCAATTCAGATTAAAAATAAAAATATTCACTATTTAGAAGCAGGTCAGCCTGATGCTCCTTCGGTCTTATTATTACATGGGGCTAGTTTTCGCGCTAAAACCTGGGAAGAAATCGGCACCATCAAACAATTGACTAATCAAAATTATCGAGTGGTGGCTGTGGATCTTCCCGGCTATGGAACCTCGGAAACTATCTCTGATGAACCTGTACAATTTTTGGTGAAGCTAACTGACAATTTACAATTACATAACACGGTCATTGTTTCTCCTTCTATGAGTGGTCGATATAGTTTACCCTTTCTAATTCAACATCATGAGTCAGTACGAGGCTTTGTGGCTGTGGCTCCGGTGGGTATTTTAAAAATGGCTGAAAAACTTGAGGGTATTCAAATACCGACTTTGGCTATTTGGGGAAGTAATGACCAAATTGTGCCGCCTAGTCAGGCTGATATCTTAATTCAAACTATGCCGAATTGTCAAAAAGCGATCCTTAAAAATGCTGGTCATGCTTGTTATCTGAAAGCGCCGAATAAGTTTCATGAAAATTTAATTCAATTTCTGAAGTCTCTCAAATAG
- a CDS encoding cyclic nucleotide-binding domain-containing protein, with protein MDEKSKKALFILGGLDEDDLRWVAYQGRLQTLEQGEILIHEGTPINALYIILSGTLRVYIHSNNNHDRDLAYLSQGELVGEISFLDNRAPVATVEAVETTELLAIPRYQLTSKLRSSSKFSARFYQGICWCLANRMRGTVRQLGYQSSEPEQDILFGCEFTQNMQDFMIVAEAKLNWLIHKIHQMR; from the coding sequence ATGGATGAAAAATCTAAAAAGGCGCTATTTATCCTGGGTGGACTAGATGAAGATGACCTGCGGTGGGTAGCTTACCAAGGTAGGTTACAGACTTTGGAACAAGGAGAAATACTGATTCATGAAGGAACACCTATCAACGCGCTTTATATTATTTTAAGCGGAACACTTAGGGTATATATTCATTCTAATAATAACCATGATCGTGACCTGGCTTATCTATCACAAGGGGAATTAGTAGGCGAAATTTCTTTTTTGGATAACCGCGCTCCTGTCGCTACTGTTGAAGCTGTGGAAACTACGGAATTGTTGGCAATTCCTCGCTATCAACTAACTAGCAAACTCCGCAGTAGTTCTAAATTCTCAGCTAGATTTTATCAGGGGATTTGTTGGTGTTTAGCTAACCGTATGCGCGGGACGGTTCGACAATTGGGTTATCAGTCTTCTGAACCTGAACAAGATATACTATTTGGTTGCGAATTTACCCAAAATATGCAAGATTTTATGATAGTAGCAGAGGCTAAACTAAACTGGTTAATTCACAAGATACACCAGATGCGTTGA
- a CDS encoding BCD family MFS transporter — protein MAIDSLPESTPSTATNKPPKPKVGMVTMFRLGLFQMGLGIMSLLTLGVINRVMIDELRVPALMATGAIAMHQFVSPSRVWFGQLSDGKPIWGLHRSVYVWMGAALFTTTSFLAMQVTWQLGTSIQNYGMTGISYVWAALLAVVFAFYGLALSASSTPFAALLFDVSDEDDRSKLISIVWSMLMVGIVVGAIISSKILNQQEVGEIDPVSANLPTPGSMVDISTLQAAINPLFIMVPTMVFLLCMVATWGVEKRFSRYSDRSTLADREDQITLGRALHILTANRQTGWFFTFLLIMSISLFMQDAVLEPYGGEVFGMSISETARLNAFFGVGTLVGIGSTGFLVVPRIGKKNTVRLGCVGVAIALVLFIMAGFTTNPEMLKGSLLFFGLFSGILTAGAISLMLDLTAAETAGTFIGAWGLAQAMARGLATVLGGAFLDLGRFIFEVPVLAYGTVFATQAVGMICAISLLSRVNVREFQDSTKKAISKILESELD, from the coding sequence ATGGCAATCGACAGTTTACCTGAGTCAACACCCTCGACAGCAACAAATAAGCCACCAAAACCGAAAGTGGGTATGGTGACGATGTTCCGATTGGGTCTATTTCAAATGGGACTGGGGATTATGTCCTTGCTGACCCTGGGAGTCATTAATCGAGTAATGATTGATGAACTAAGGGTTCCAGCTCTCATGGCGACGGGTGCGATCGCTATGCACCAGTTCGTCTCTCCTAGCCGAGTGTGGTTTGGTCAACTCTCCGACGGAAAACCGATCTGGGGTCTACATCGCAGCGTTTATGTGTGGATGGGTGCGGCTCTGTTTACCACTACTTCTTTCCTGGCTATGCAGGTGACATGGCAATTGGGAACCAGTATTCAAAATTATGGTATGACAGGGATAAGCTATGTTTGGGCGGCATTATTAGCGGTAGTGTTTGCTTTCTATGGTTTAGCTCTCAGCGCCAGTTCTACCCCCTTCGCTGCTTTGTTATTTGATGTATCTGATGAAGATGACCGATCTAAACTGATCAGCATTGTCTGGTCTATGTTGATGGTGGGAATTGTAGTCGGAGCTATTATTAGTTCTAAAATTCTCAATCAGCAGGAAGTTGGCGAGATTGACCCGGTTTCTGCTAACCTACCCACCCCTGGGAGTATGGTTGATATATCCACCCTACAAGCAGCCATTAACCCCCTATTTATCATGGTTCCGACGATGGTATTTCTTCTGTGTATGGTGGCGACCTGGGGGGTAGAAAAGCGCTTTTCTCGATATAGTGATCGCTCTACTTTAGCAGACAGAGAAGACCAAATTACCCTAGGTCGTGCTTTACATATCCTCACCGCTAACCGCCAAACAGGTTGGTTTTTTACTTTCCTGTTAATTATGAGCATTAGCCTATTTATGCAGGATGCTGTACTAGAACCTTATGGGGGTGAAGTCTTTGGGATGTCAATTTCTGAAACCGCGCGATTAAATGCTTTTTTTGGGGTCGGAACTTTGGTGGGAATTGGCTCTACCGGATTTTTAGTTGTCCCGCGTATTGGTAAGAAAAATACCGTCCGTTTAGGTTGTGTGGGGGTAGCGATCGCCTTAGTATTGTTTATTATGGCGGGATTTACCACTAACCCCGAAATGCTCAAGGGTTCACTGTTGTTTTTTGGCTTGTTTTCTGGTATCTTAACTGCTGGCGCTATTAGTTTAATGCTAGACCTGACGGCCGCAGAAACTGCTGGAACTTTTATCGGCGCTTGGGGACTGGCTCAGGCTATGGCGCGGGGTTTAGCCACCGTATTGGGGGGAGCATTCCTAGACTTAGGTCGGTTCATATTTGAGGTTCCCGTTTTGGCTTATGGGACTGTATTTGCAACTCAGGCTGTAGGGATGATTTGCGCCATTAGTTTATTAAGCCGTGTCAATGTTCGAGAGTTTCAGGATAGCACTAAAAAAGCGATTTCTAAAATTCTCGAAAGCGAATTAGATTAA
- a CDS encoding IS630 family transposase (programmed frameshift), giving the protein MPAPYSYDLRQKVINAIELDGIPKTEASQVFHASRNTINLWLQRKEHTGDFLPKPNRPPGNNHQITDWHKFKAFAQEHGDQTSAQMAQLWDDDISPRTISRALKKIGFTRKKTYGYQERDEQQREAFIAQIQHMEPEELVDLDEAGMNSQDSDYPYGYCEEGQRFHALKSGKRQGRVSYMAAWCHQQLLAPFSFEGCCNWIVFELWLEFILIPTLKPGQTLVLDNATFHKGGRIAELVEAAQCRLLYLPPYSPDLNKIEKCWSWLKARIRHAREQFDSLHDAMDSVLKAAS; this is encoded by the exons ATGCCAGCCCCCTACAGTTACGACCTTAGACAAAAAGTTATTAATGCAATTGAACTAGACGGTATACCCAAAACCGAAGCCAGTCAAGTTTTCCATGCCAGCAGGAACACTATCAATCTCTGGCTCCAAAGAAAAGAACACACCGGAGACTTCCTCCCTAAACCTAATCGCCCACCTGGCAATAACCACCAAATTACCGACTGGCACAAATTCAAGGCTTTTGCCCAAGAGCATGGCGATCAAACCTCCGCTCAGATGGCTCAACTTTGGGATGACGACATCTCTCCTCGCACCATATCCAGAGCCTTGAAGAAAATTGGCTTCACCAGAAAAAAAACTTACGGCTACCAAGAACGTGATGAGCAACAGCGAGAGGCGTTTATTGCTCAGATTCAACATATGGAGCCGGAAGAGTTGGTTGACCTCGATGAAGCTGGCATGAATAGTCAGGACTCGGATTATCCTTATGGTTACTGCGAGGAAGGACAACGCTTCCATGCCCTCAAATCCGGGAAGAGGCAGGGCAGGGTGAGCTATATGGCCGCATGGTGTCATCAACAACTCTTAGCCCCCTTTAGCTTTGAGGGTTGTTGTAATTGGATAGTGTTTGAGTTGTGGTTGGAGTTCATCTTAATTCCAACATTGAAGCCAGGTCAAACTCTAGTGCTAGACAATGCAACGTTTCATAAAGGGGGACGGATTGCTGAACTGGTGGAGGCAGCTCAATGCCGTTTACTCTATCTTCCGCCTTATTCGCCAGACCTCAACAAGATAGAGAAATGTTGGTCGTGGCTGAAAGCCCGTATTCGCCAC GCACGTGAGCAGTTTGATTCTCTCCATGATGCCATGGATTCCGTTCTCAAAGCTGCGTCCTAA
- the gloB gene encoding hydroxyacylglutathione hydrolase produces the protein MDVYRLPALSDNYIFLLHDPEQNQAAVVDPAEADPVLAKLSELGAELIAIFNTHHHADHVGGNRELRKHFPNLTVYGGAEDRDRIPGQEVFLKEGDRVEFGGRKADVFFVPGHTRGHIAYYFPATDKEGGELFCGDTLFAGGCGRLFEGTPSQMVSSLSKLRSLPDDTRIWCAHEYTLNNLKFALTVDGDNINLRDRLEKVTIARSQNQPTIPSLIGVEKATNPFLRWDEPALQLAVQGKDDIQTFARIRGMKDQF, from the coding sequence ATGGACGTTTATAGACTACCAGCTTTATCAGATAACTACATATTTCTGCTGCATGACCCCGAACAGAATCAGGCGGCGGTAGTTGATCCAGCAGAAGCGGACCCGGTACTAGCAAAATTGTCGGAACTGGGTGCGGAACTGATAGCGATTTTTAATACCCATCACCACGCGGATCATGTGGGAGGAAATCGTGAATTGAGGAAGCATTTTCCCAATTTAACAGTATATGGAGGCGCAGAAGATCGCGATCGCATTCCCGGACAGGAAGTATTTTTAAAAGAAGGCGATCGCGTAGAATTTGGCGGTCGTAAAGCCGATGTATTCTTTGTTCCCGGTCATACTCGCGGTCATATTGCGTACTATTTTCCGGCTACCGATAAGGAAGGGGGGGAATTATTCTGCGGTGATACTTTATTTGCGGGGGGGTGTGGTCGCTTATTTGAAGGAACCCCTAGCCAGATGGTTAGTTCTCTGTCTAAATTGCGATCGCTACCCGATGATACACGGATCTGGTGCGCTCATGAATACACCTTAAACAACCTGAAATTTGCGCTAACAGTAGATGGTGATAATATCAACTTACGCGATCGCTTGGAAAAAGTCACCATAGCTCGCAGTCAAAACCAACCCACTATCCCCTCATTAATAGGCGTAGAAAAGGCAACTAATCCCTTTCTACGTTGGGATGAACCCGCATTACAGTTAGCCGTTCAAGGTAAAGATGATATCCAGACCTTTGCTCGGATCAGGGGAATGAAAGACCAGTTTTAG
- a CDS encoding IS607 family transposase — protein sequence MPKYTSPSETAQYFGVCLHTLRRWEKNGKIQALRTPSGQRRYDIASYTVSSNERTQRAIIAYARVSSRGQKADLARQVAKLLEVYPNAELVTDIASGLNFQRKGLRAIWERVRQGDVGFIVVAHKDRLARFGFDLISWLCEQDGTKIVVLKQDGLSPERELVEDILAIVHVFGCRLYGLRKYKSAIKEDPDLSKP from the coding sequence ATGCCGAAATATACATCACCGAGTGAAACGGCTCAATACTTTGGTGTATGCTTACATACTTTAAGAAGATGGGAAAAAAACGGCAAAATTCAAGCGCTCAGGACACCATCAGGGCAGAGACGATATGATATTGCCTCCTACACGGTCTCATCAAACGAGAGAACGCAACGGGCAATTATCGCTTATGCCCGCGTTTCAAGTCGCGGACAAAAAGCAGACCTTGCGCGCCAAGTTGCAAAGTTACTCGAGGTCTACCCCAACGCCGAGCTCGTCACTGATATCGCCAGTGGTCTTAATTTCCAAAGAAAAGGACTTAGAGCCATTTGGGAGCGAGTCCGTCAAGGCGATGTCGGATTTATTGTGGTTGCCCACAAAGACAGACTCGCCCGTTTCGGGTTTGACCTCATCTCTTGGTTGTGTGAACAAGATGGTACAAAAATCGTGGTTCTCAAGCAAGACGGTTTATCCCCAGAGCGAGAATTGGTTGAAGACATCCTTGCCATTGTCCATGTCTTCGGTTGCCGACTCTACGGACTCAGAAAGTATAAGTCTGCAATCAAAGAAGATCCGGATTTATCCAAGCCTTGA